In one Plasmodium reichenowi strain SY57 chromosome 7, whole genome shotgun sequence genomic region, the following are encoded:
- a CDS encoding origin recognition complex subunit 2, putative encodes MLKNFEVNSPKKLISKIEEETYEEDKEEYLITNLTENKKNMPSVIIRIPRNLNKFLSNEETTIKYNENIKSSNNKMNKEQKLTSFKMDNKYDMNSEEKISAMDNIVLDSTYQSDSTHESISFFNKIKGQNYTIDNINNENENNNSSSNGNSNDDSNDDSDNYSHDHSDYYTDDDKPIDESLLKSFKNKYVDVYESNVSNNEYITFIKNHTKNELEHFLQKRKLHHTNEMKVNDIINIDYDKLNEKNIIPYFLTNVFDMEQKKKREKMKLELEKKRKIMEEKRKTKTKVEDKAKAKNDTHINEKKKKKKRNENHKVDTKKSVENFTKAANTQKIVKEGKMKTEDNDNSYDEYEDDNSYENKNRRNKKNKTNSNENQKINEDNEESYSDSYNDEFDKEDIDINIYNDPTLYGIEGSSDYSEDMKSDADNHTQEDDTGKEQFTNNNSKTPKKKKKGKKNLDEKNSEEEEKLEDIVDACTQRLISYDYYSSLNIKEIVKPNNKIKSLSSYIPIEENLDNLDHIQKLQYLIKNLPYTHIKEKRSLYHYNIKQFIKWKVYLLNNINICLYGIGSKFHLLNLFTNICLNDGNKCIILGFEDEINFEEILVRILEYHYKYKSSKTLKSFDLLYELIQRVNDSNVPLYFIIHNLDNTKLYPYYEYFSFLSQYENIYFVCSIDDVSFELNMNFKNISSINFFYIKCHTWLDYRHEILRQWNKFLPEWVFNKKCEEIDIKKNIETILNALSINHKRLFKIIASIQLENLDKGIYGVEKESLLQDKRIFTVGASSIRINSLLVEFVSHNVITETRLKEGNTFLKINADKEELKRISEEL; translated from the coding sequence atGCTGAAAAACTTTGAAGTAAATTCTCCCAAGAAATTAATAAGTAAAATAGAAGAAGAAACATATGAAGAAGACAAAGAAGAGTATTTAATTACGAATCTAAcggaaaataaaaaaaacatgCCAAGTGTTATTATAAGAATCCCCagaaatttaaataaatttttaagtAATGAAGAAACTAccataaaatataatgaaaatattaaatcatcaaataataaaatgaataaagaacaaaaattaACTTCCTTTAAAATggataataaatatgatatgaattccgaagaaaaaataagtGCCATGGATAATATAGTTTTAGATAGTACCTATCAATCGGATTCAACACACGAAAGTATATCTTTCTTTAACAAAATCAAAGGACAAAATTATACAATTgacaatattaataatgaaaatgaaaataataatagttcTAGTAATGGTAATAGTAATGATGATTCAAATGATGATAGTGATAACTATAGCCATGATCATAGTGATTACTATACTGATGATGATAAACCTATAGATGaatcattattaaaatcttttaaaaataaatatgtagaTGTATACGAATCCAATGTCTCAAACaatgaatatattacatttattaaaaatcatacaaaaaatgaactagaacattttttacaaaaaagaaaactACATCATACAAACGAAATGAAAGTTAAcgatattattaatatagattatgataaattaaatgaaaaaaatattattccCTATTTCTTAACTAATGTTTTCGATATGgaacagaaaaaaaaaagagaaaaaatgaaattagaattagaaaaaaaaagaaaaatcaTGGAAGAAAAGCGTAAGACAAAAACCAAAGTCGAAGATAAGGCTAAAGCTAAAAATGACACAcatattaatgaaaaaaaaaaaaaaaaaaagagaaatgAAAACCATAAGGTAGATACAAAGAAAAGTGTGGAGAATTTTACAAAGGCTGCTAATACACAAAAAATTGTAAAGGAAGGTAAAATGAAAACAGaagataatgataattCATATGATGAATACGAGGATGATAATTCATAtgagaataaaaatagaagaaacaaaaaaaacaaaacaaatagcaatgaaaatcaaaaaataaatgaagataaCGAGGAATCTTATTCTGATTCATATAATGATGAATTCGATAAAGAagatatagatataaaCATTTACAATGATCCAACATTATATGGTATAGAAGGTAGTAGTGATTATTCAGAAGATATGAAAAGTGATGCAGATAATCATACACAAGAAGATGATACAGGAAAAGAACAATTcacaaataataattctaaaacacccaaaaaaaaaaaaaaaggaaaaaaaaatttagatgaaaaaaattcagaagaagaagaaaagcTAGAAGATATTGTAGATGCATGTACTCAAAGATTAATATcttatgattattattcaagtctaaatattaaagaaattGTAAAaccaaataataaaataaaatcattATCTTCTTATATACCTATTGAAGAAAATTTAGATAATCTAGATcatatacaaaaattacaatatttaattaaaaatttacCATATACtcatataaaagaaaaacgatctttatatcattataatattaaacaatttattaaatggaaggtttatttattaaataatattaatatctGCTTATATGGAATCGGATCTaaatttcatttattaaatctttttacaaatatatgtttaaatgatggaaataaatgtataattttaGGATTTGAAGATGAAATTAATTTTGAAGAGATATTAGTACGTATATTAgaatatcattataaatataaatcatcGAAAACATTAAAATcttttgatttattatatgaactTATACAAAGAGTTAATGATTCTAATGTAccattatattttattatacataatcTCGATAATACTAAACTTTATCCATATTATGAATACTTCTCTTTCCTAAGTCAATATGAAAACATTTATTTTGTGTGCTCAATTGATGATGTATCTTTTGAATTGAATAtgaattttaaaaatattagttctatcaattttttttatatcaaaTGTCACACATGGTTAGATTATAGACATGAAATACTTAGACAATGGAATAAATTCTTGCCTGAATGGGTCttcaataaaaaatgtgaaGAAATAGATATcaagaaaaatatagaaaCTATATTAAATGCCTTAAGTATAAATCACAAAAGgttatttaaaattattgCATCTATACAATTGGAAAATTTAGATAAAGGAATTTACGGAGTTGAAAAAGAATCCTTATTACAAGATAAGAGAATTTTTACAGTAGGCGCATCAAGTATAAGaattaattctttattaGTCGAATTTGTATCACACAATGTTATTACGGAAACGAGATTAAAGGAAGGAAATACATTTCTCAAAATAAATGCAGACAAAGAAGAACTCAAAAGAATATCAGAGGAgctataa
- a CDS encoding DNA replication licensing factor MCM7, putative, with protein MGERRRDIRSYLDDSHTKYLEAVKNYNAHIDELVRFLDTFEDPAVNHTNWGKLKYKGYLQKIYNHDTEVLPIYLGDLREYFSKENDDVDYSVYNGIMTNTHRYMELLYSAADKCLSDECYKRFMRGYGEEDEIEKIKKRNLRRINNEDNSGYSTDESEKEAFNNLFRDMIKPIEEIRQERMKEYKLPAYLRVNFEIILIPSSRDLVRKMRIVNADCIGSLSTFECEVIRATQLKPRIQVATYECDRCHVFAYKAVDGPFFMPLFDCPGCTNVHGVRGSLKFQSKLSKFVKYQEIKVQELSSQLPEGDIPRSMNCIIHGESTTSIQPGMSVTLTGVLMPVTKSGYQALKGGLIAEKVFHIYYVQNNKENFNEHIDNYDKIMEQVQELKNSPNLYEKLAYNIGPEIYGHDDVKKALLLQLIGGCTKKKKDGGLIRGDIHILLMGDPGVAKSQLMKKVCLIASRSIYTTGKGSSSVGLTAAVLKDPNTGETTLEGGALVLADKGICCIDEFDKMDEYDRSAIYEVMEQQTVSIAKAGHCSNMPARSSVLAAANPVNGKYDCKKSVMLNMNLPAALLTRFDLQFLLLDVSDREKDKKLAEHVLNILKCIDSSDDKKKKSELNDDGYEEIDKTVLRAFIQLAKKKQPTISPELIPKITQWYVSTRQLESQQERYSDTRINYTTPRALLAILRISQALARLRDSDIIETADFEEAIRLTEQSKASVSLQTEKRRRKDVSNEIMNIIKNIKDKIMEKKKKWNGWIPIEEIERQSVTKGFTRAHVMNTIDKYVELTVFTINENNTAIAFPNDVYNEDDEYDEMEQEDYE; from the coding sequence ATGGGTGAAAGGAGAAGAGATATTCGCTCCTATTTGGATGACAGtcatacaaaatatttGGAGGCagtaaaaaattataatgcTCATATAGATGAGTTAGTAAGATTTTTAGATACATTTGAAGACCCTGCAGTAAATCACACAAACTGGGgtaaattaaaatataaaggttatttacaaaagatatataatcatGATACTGAGGTATTACCTATATATTTAGGTGACTTAAGAGAATATTTTAGTAAAGAAAATGACGATGTAGATTATTCTGTATATAATGGTATAATGACTAATACACATAGATATATGGAGTTATTATATTCTGCTGCTGATAAATGCTTATCTGATGAATGTTATAAAAGATTTATGAGAGGTTATGGTGAAGAAGATGAAATTGaaaagataaagaaaagaaatttacgaagaataaataatgagGATAATTCTGGTTACAGTACAGATGAAAGTGAAAAAGAGgcatttaataatttatttcgGGATATGATAAAACCTATTGAAGAGATTCGACAAGAACGTATgaaagaatataaattacCAGCATATTTAAGAGTAAATTttgaaattattttaatacCTAGTTCAAGAGATTTAGTTAGAAAAATGAGAATTGTTAACGCAGATTGTATTGGTTCTTTAAGTACTTTTGAATGTGAAGTTATTAGAGCTACACAATTAAAACCTAGAATACAAGTTGCTACATATGAATGTGATAGATGTCATGTATTTGCTTATAAAGCTGTAGATGGTCCTTTTTTTATGCCATTATTTGATTGCCCAGGATGTACTAATGTTCATGGTGTTCGAGGTTCTTTAAAATTCCAATCAAAATTAAGTAAATTTGTAAAATACCAAGAAATTAAAGTACAAGAATTATCTAGTCAATTACCAGAAGGAGATATACCAAGAAGTATGAATTGTATTATACATGGAGAAAGTACTACATCTATACAACCAGGTATGTCTGTTACATTAACTGGAGTATTAATGCCTGTTACTAAAAGTGGATATCAAGCTTTGAAGGGTGGATTGATAGCAGAGAAAGTTTtccatatttattatgtacaaaataataaagaaaattttaatgaacatatagataattatgataaaattaTGGAACAAGTTcaagaattaaaaaatagtcctaatttatatgaaaaattagCTTATAATATAGGTCCTGAAATATATGGACATGATGATGTTAAAAAGgctttattattacaacTTATTGGAGGATGTAccaaaaagaaaaaagatGGAGGTTTAATTAGAGGtgatatacatattttattaatggGAGATCCAGGAGTTGCTAAAAGTCAACTTATGAAAAAGGTTTGCCTTATTGCATCAAGATCTATTTATACAACGGGTAAAGGTAGTAGTTCTGTTGGTTTAACTGCGGCTGTTTTAAAGGATCCTAATACAGGAGAAACAACCTTAGAAGGTGGTGCTTTAGTTTTAGCTGATAAAGGTATATGTTGTATTGACGAATTTGATAAAATGGATGAATATGATAGATCAGCTATTTATGAAGTTATGGAGCAACAAACTGTTTCTATTGCAAAAGCTGGACATTGTAGTAATATGCCAGCTAGGTCTTCTGTATTAGCTGCTGCAAATCCTGTTAATGGAAAATATGATTGTAAAAAATCTGTTATGCTTAATATGAATTTACCAGCAGCGTTATTAACAAGATTTGACttacaatttttattacttgATGTATCCGATAgagaaaaagataaaaaacTTGCTGAGCATGttctaaatatattaaaatgtattGACTCTAGTGAtgataaaaagaaaaaatcaGAATTGAATGATGATGGTTATGAAGAAATTGATAAAACAGTGTTAAGAGCTTTTATACAGTTAGCTAAAAAGAAACAACCAACAATTTCACCAGAATTAATACCGAAAATAACTCAGTGGTATGTATCTACGAGACAACTAGAATCACAACAGGAAAGATATAGTGATACACGTATAAATTATACAACACCCAGAGCCTTGTTAGCTATTTTGAGAATATCTCAAGCATTAGCTAGATTAAGAGATAGTGATATTATCGAAACAGCAGATTTTGAAGAAGCTATAAGATTGACTGAACAATCGAAAGCAAGTGTATCTTTACAAACTGAAAAGAGAAGACGAAAAGATGTTTCAAATgaaattatgaatataattaaaaatattaaagataaaattatggaaaagaaaaagaaatggAATGGATGGATACCTATTGAGGAAATTGAAAGGCAATCGGTAACTAAAGGTTTTACCAGAGCCCATGTAATGAATACAATTGATAAATATGTAGAATTGACCGTATTTACtattaatgaaaataatacaGCTATTGCTTTCCCGAATGATGTTTATaatgaagatgatgaaTATGACGAAATGGAGCAAGAAGATTACGAATAA